The segment cctctttctttcctctgtcattttttgcttcatctttctacttgttttctttctcttttgtctcattccttttctcttttttactctcattttcttggtttttccttccttccttccttccttccttccttccttccttccttccttccttccttccttccttccttccttccttccttccttctctagaaAGTCATTTGACTCATagggctcattttacagataaggaaaaagaagttccagttagattaagtgatttgcctgaggtcttACAGGTAGTAATGACTCAAAAATCTCCCTAAAAACATCCTCAGaaaacctttcctttcctttcctttcctttcctttcctttcctttcctttcctttccctttcctttcctttcctttcctttccttttcctttcctttctttccttttcctttcctttcctttcctttcctctttccttccttctttcctttcttaattgATAGTATTTTTGGAAGTAAAGGAAGAGAATCCATATGTAGTCAtagctttaaaaaataagttttcctGTCCCCTTTAAACCTGACAAATTGGGAATCAATTTCCTACATGCAGTCACTGCTAAAATATATCTTCCTGTCCCCTTTAAATCGGACAGATTAGAATTGGCTTTCTGAGGTTGAAGAGGGAGGTCAGGCAGTCCTGTTTCCCCCGGGGTCCTCTTGGGTTTGACGCACCTTACAGCCACAAGAGAGCACTCTTTCCTTTGAtgatcccccccaccccccacctccacctccctgGGAATGAAAGAGccacttttaagtttgcaaacAGTCTAAGAGCTCTTCCCATTAGCCTCGAACACCAGAAACCACAAAGACTGCACTTGGGTTTTGATTTTCAAGGAGAAAAGCCTCCGGTGAACTCTTTCTTGGCCTGACAGCAGATCCTTGGGTTCCTGGGCGGGGCTCTCCCAAACCCGAACATTCCTGTGCACTTTGCAAGCTACTCATCTCCTGAAGACTTCGACTCAGTGGATTATAATAATTGAAAAGCATTGGTAGCTTGAGAAGATTACTTTGTGTTGGGTGTGAGCTGGCATTTCCAAGCTAACGGACAGAATGTAGGGGACTCTTTGTTATCTTTTGAAATAAGAAGATtagaggagggggaaaggtggATTTAAAGTATGGATTAGTGGTCCTGAAAACTTTACCTACCAACTCAGCTCAGATCTTTATATAAAAACCTCAGAGTACAGTGAATTTTTTAAGTCATGGAAAGTTGCCTCGAAACCTCCATGGGAACCTGAATTTGCTGATTCCTGTCCGGACCCCAGATCTTCACCTAAGACATACTAAGAAGTAGTGGTCTGGATTTAGGTCTCTCCAGATAACATTCACTCCTGCTGGGAAATCAGTCCCTTTggagactcattttttttttttcagagaagaatGGAGAGCAGTAAGTCTGATGGTACCCTGAAAAGAATACCATGTCACTTTACTGCCACATCCATGAGCATGCCAGGGAATCGAACCAGATTGTCTTTGGGAGAGCCCTTCCACGTCTCCTTCCACCTAGATGGTGGTTACTGGGACCGAGCCTACTACAGGGGCTGCTCAGGGAGATTCACCTGCTTTCCTCTGCCAGGACAGCTTGAAGTGTTAGACTGTGCCTTCGAACCAGCCTTCATTCAAAAACGGAATGAGCGGGAGAGGCAAAGGGTGCGCTGTGTGAATGAGGGATATGCTCGCCTCCGGGACCACCTCCCCCGGGAGCTGGTGGAAAAGCGCCTCAGCAAGGTGGAGACCCTCCGAGCTGCCATCGGTTACATCAAGCATCTCCAGAATCTGCTTGACTCTCATTCTCTGGGATCTTGCAGTAAGGCCAGAGAGAATCCAACTATGTCCAGTGCTGACCCAAGAACAGAGTGCAACAGTGATGGAGAATCCAAGGCCTCCTCAGCCCCTTCTCCATACAGCGAGGGTGAGGAGGTTTGCAGCTAGGCAGTATATCATCTTGGGGGAAGGGCATTATTTTCTGGACTACTTTAAACATTTTCCTACCTATCTGTAAAAAACTcattcaaggagtttccattatGGTGATGTTTCTCCTTCAAGTCAAGGTATtcgggaggaaaaaagaaatgactgcttcagtggggaaaaaaaggtatTTTTGTCCTTTCATTCTAAGGGGTTTTCCCCCTTAAACAATTATATGCCTGCAACTAAAAGGAACTTTCAAAGTAATATCTTTTCCTGTACATCTTTCTCTGAAAAGCAGGGGGGTAAAGAATGCAGATACATTCCTATTAACTTAATATCCTAGGATGGCCAGGGGTGGGAGAAGAGGATTGGAAAATGgtgtaggaaagaaaagaagacaggctGTCAACAGAATCCCAGAATCCAACCATTATTCTAGACACTTTAAAGAAATGAACACCTGGAAATTTCATCTGTAAGAGATGATGGTAAATTATATAGAGAGATGCATAGGTCATTGGATGGACGATGATAATAGGAAATCCTTAAAAGAACACACCCTGCCTGAACTCTTCTCTGTGTGAATTCGGTTAGAACTCTAACGGACTCATGGTTTTCGGTGACTGTGACCTAAAGCTGGCAGCCCAGAGCTAATTTGCCAGAGTCGGCACTGGATAAATACGGTTGATGAGCTGGGAGGGGAAGTCTCTCTACAAGGTGCCTGTAAGGATACTGCTTCATGAAATGTTGAGCCCTTGAGAATTTTGCAGCAttgaacataaaataaaacatcttaGAATGTTAATGATCTCTTTGAGGGGTGAGATGTTTGAAGATGGAGGAGAGGATCAAAATGCATTTGAAAatttcctcccctccacctcttTTTATCACCGTTCTCCCCTTTCTCTGGGGAGGTGTCCTCCTTCACATtgttctctcactttctctccctctctgtctaaCT is part of the Notamacropus eugenii isolate mMacEug1 chromosome 3, mMacEug1.pri_v2, whole genome shotgun sequence genome and harbors:
- the ASCL4 gene encoding achaete-scute homolog 4 is translated as MESSKSDGTLKRIPCHFTATSMSMPGNRTRLSLGEPFHVSFHLDGGYWDRAYYRGCSGRFTCFPLPGQLEVLDCAFEPAFIQKRNERERQRVRCVNEGYARLRDHLPRELVEKRLSKVETLRAAIGYIKHLQNLLDSHSLGSCSKARENPTMSSADPRTECNSDGESKASSAPSPYSEGEEVCS